The following coding sequences are from one Lycium ferocissimum isolate CSIRO_LF1 chromosome 3, AGI_CSIRO_Lferr_CH_V1, whole genome shotgun sequence window:
- the LOC132048880 gene encoding uncharacterized protein LOC132048880: protein MEVYPSMFQIARDKNSTIAQNRCGNSWSVVLRRNVQDWEMGSLLELLANVEKYKTNDTCADTLLWGRNNSFTVKDCYHHICCQNQIIELWPWKLIWKTKMPTKIICFCWIAAHEACLTIDNLNKKGLELEDKCCMCQNSPETINHPLLHCAVAKDLRNMFCCIFGLEWIMPQNVKEAYASWNSWRVDKSIKKVWVMIPGVIFWGLWTERNRRCFDGISTPNHSLKASCLFLLFSWVNLTPVFSTEQFLDFVSLLVLV, encoded by the coding sequence ATGGAAGTCTACCCAAGCATGTTTCAGATTGCTCGAGACAAAAACTCCACAATTGCACAGAATAGATGTGGCAATAGCTGGAGTGTAGTGCTCAGGAGAAATGTGCAGGATTGGGAGATGGGGAGTCTGCTTGAACTACTTGCTAATGTGGAGAAATATAAGACGAATGACACATGTGCTGATACATTGTTATGGGGAAGAAATAACTCTTTCACTGTAAAAGATTGTTATCATCATATATGCTGCCAGAATCAGATCATTGAGCTTTGGCCCTGGAAACTTATTTGGAAGACCAAAATGCCTACCAAGATCATCTGCTTTTGTTGGATTGCCGCCCATGAAGCATGTTTAACAATAGATAATCTGAATAAAAAAGGCCTCGAACTGGAAGATAAGTGCTGTATGTGTCAAAATAGCCCAGAGACAATCAATCACCCGCTCCTTCACTGTGCAGTGGCAAAGGACCTACGGAATATGTTCTGCTGTATTTTTGGCTTAGAATGGATCATGCCACAAAATGTGAAAGAGGCTTATGCAAGCTGGAATTCATGGAGAGTTGATAAGTCCATCAAGAAAGTCTGGGTGATGATCCCTGGAGTTATTTTTTGGGGTTTATGGACTGAAAGGAACCGTAGATGTTTTGACGGGATTTCAACTCCAAACCACTCTCTTAAAGCTAGTTGTCTATTTCTTCTGTTCAGTTGGGTTAATTTAACCCCTGTATTTAGCACTGAACAGTTTTTGGACTTTGTTAGCTTGCTAGTGCTAGTTTGA